A stretch of Pseudoprevotella muciniphila DNA encodes these proteins:
- a CDS encoding LemA family protein: protein MKKLSGTTIALLAVAVIALLFGVSKYNGFVSSEEGVNKAWADVQSAYQRRADLIPNLVSVVKGYAKHEQETFEKVTAARAKATSITIDAENMNPDEIAAKMKEFQQAQGELSSALKSLLAVQEAYPDLKANEQFSTLQAQLEGTENRINKARNDYNTTVQGYNKDVRSFPGNLVAGIFGFEKKTPFEAEAGAEKAPTVKFD, encoded by the coding sequence ATGAAAAAGTTATCAGGTACCACAATAGCCTTATTGGCTGTGGCAGTTATCGCTTTATTGTTCGGCGTTTCAAAGTATAATGGCTTCGTTTCTTCAGAAGAGGGAGTGAACAAAGCATGGGCTGACGTACAGTCTGCTTATCAGCGTCGCGCAGACCTTATCCCCAACTTGGTAAGCGTAGTAAAAGGTTATGCAAAACACGAACAAGAAACTTTTGAGAAAGTAACCGCTGCTCGTGCAAAGGCAACAAGCATTACCATTGATGCAGAAAACATGAATCCGGATGAGATTGCTGCGAAAATGAAAGAATTCCAACAGGCACAGGGAGAACTCTCCAGTGCGTTGAAATCTTTGCTTGCCGTACAGGAAGCATATCCTGACTTGAAGGCAAATGAACAGTTCTCAACACTTCAGGCACAACTTGAGGGTACAGAGAACAGGATCAACAAAGCGCGAAATGACTATAACACAACTGTTCAGGGCTACAACAAAGATGTCCGCAGTTTCCCTGGCAACTTGGTAGCAGGTATTTTCGGCTTTGAGAAAAAGACACCATTCGAGGCTGAAGCAGGGGCAGAGAAAGCACCTACAGTGAAGTTCGACTAA
- a CDS encoding BT0820 family HAD-type phosphatase — MLIAVDFDGTIVEHKYPKIGKERPFATATLKKLIEDGHRLILWTVREGRLLDEAVEWCESKGVVFYSVNRDYPEETIENNRHFSRKVKADVFIDDCNVGGIPDWGSIYEMISKRMSAEQFYSDNPQPIRRKKKHWWNF; from the coding sequence ATGCTTATTGCTGTAGATTTTGATGGAACGATTGTTGAACACAAATACCCAAAAATAGGAAAAGAACGTCCGTTTGCAACTGCAACTTTAAAGAAACTCATAGAAGACGGGCATCGGCTTATTCTCTGGACAGTACGTGAAGGACGTCTGCTTGATGAAGCCGTTGAATGGTGTGAAAGCAAGGGAGTTGTTTTTTATTCTGTAAATCGCGATTATCCTGAAGAAACGATAGAGAACAACCGCCATTTCAGTCGAAAAGTAAAGGCTGATGTTTTTATAGACGACTGCAATGTGGGTGGTATCCCTGACTGGGGAAGCATATATGAAATGATTTCCAAGCGCATGAGTGCAGAACAGTTCTATAGCGACAATCCTCAACCCATCAGAAGAAAAAAGAAACATTGGTGGAATTTTTAG
- a CDS encoding TPM domain-containing protein produces MLILLLPITAFGQGVMYNADNIPMPHYKDALRYTSNPDNVLDQAAVDSIDVICQHLDKTRGIEMVFVVVNNVEGGDVYPIGEALFDKHKFGKKDKDTGLLVIISKNDRGYFIHTGKGMEGVLPDAICHRIGSKVLVPELKNNNWSEGALKTARAIKGVIEDDPEFAELTSEEEDDDLGGVGLFVIGVSAVCAYGAFARRKKCPLCKKSMNQVARQVVSKSGYITTYNVKYRCTKCGHEMNIVEKVDHTPTAGGGIGGGYRGSGGGSFGGGGSFGGGSYGGGGAGGRF; encoded by the coding sequence TTGTTAATACTTCTTCTGCCCATCACTGCTTTTGGGCAAGGAGTGATGTATAATGCGGACAACATTCCGATGCCGCACTATAAAGACGCCCTTCGTTACACAAGCAATCCTGATAACGTACTCGACCAAGCCGCTGTTGACAGTATTGACGTTATTTGCCAACACCTTGACAAAACGCGCGGTATTGAAATGGTTTTTGTCGTAGTTAACAACGTTGAAGGTGGCGATGTCTATCCAATAGGTGAAGCATTGTTCGACAAGCACAAGTTTGGCAAAAAAGATAAGGACACGGGGCTTCTTGTAATAATCAGCAAGAATGACCGCGGCTACTTCATACATACCGGCAAAGGTATGGAAGGCGTGTTGCCTGATGCAATATGCCACAGAATAGGTAGCAAGGTGTTGGTTCCGGAACTCAAAAACAATAATTGGAGCGAAGGTGCGCTGAAGACTGCCCGCGCCATCAAAGGCGTCATAGAAGACGATCCCGAATTTGCAGAATTGACTTCTGAAGAGGAAGATGACGATTTAGGTGGAGTAGGTCTGTTTGTAATTGGTGTATCAGCGGTTTGTGCTTATGGTGCATTTGCGAGAAGGAAGAAATGTCCTCTGTGCAAAAAGTCGATGAATCAGGTCGCTCGCCAGGTTGTAAGCAAAAGTGGATATATCACCACCTATAATGTTAAATATCGCTGTACAAAATGTGGCCATGAGATGAATATCGTTGAGAAAGTTGACCACACACCTACTGCTGGTGGAGGTATCGGCGGCGGCTACAGAGGATCCGGCGGCGGTAGTTTTGGCGGTGGAGGAAGTTTCGGCGGCGGCAGTTATGGCGGCGGCGGTGCAGGAGGAAGATTCTAA
- a CDS encoding AIR synthase related protein produces MTNQRYMMRGVSAMKEDVHNAIKNIDKGLFPQAFCKIIPDILGGDPDYCNIMHADGAGTKSSLAYAYWKEAGDLSVWKGIAQDALVMNTDDLLCVGAVDNILVSSTIGRNKMLIPGEVISAIINGTDELMQQMREMGIGIYGTGGETADVGDLVRTIIVDSTVTCRMKRSDVINNANIVPGDVIVGLSSSGQATYETSYNGGMGSNGLTSARHDVFAKYLAEKYPETYDAAVPEELVYSGSYKLTDAVADSPVAAGLLVLSPTRTYAPVIKQLLDKMRPRIHGMVHCTGGAQTKVLHFVSDNCRVIKDNMFPLPPLFRIIQKESGTDWSEMYKVFNMGHRMEIYVDPKDAEDVINISKSFDIDARIVGHIEEGEKHLTIRSEFGEFNY; encoded by the coding sequence ATGACTAATCAACGCTACATGATGCGAGGCGTGAGCGCCATGAAAGAGGACGTTCACAACGCAATTAAGAATATTGACAAAGGCCTGTTTCCACAGGCCTTTTGCAAAATTATCCCCGACATTCTTGGCGGAGACCCGGATTACTGCAACATCATGCATGCAGATGGCGCGGGCACAAAGAGCAGTTTGGCATACGCCTATTGGAAAGAGGCCGGTGATCTTTCCGTCTGGAAGGGCATTGCACAGGATGCACTGGTCATGAATACAGACGACCTGCTGTGTGTTGGTGCTGTTGACAACATTCTCGTTTCTTCCACAATAGGTAGGAATAAAATGCTGATACCAGGTGAAGTTATCTCAGCCATCATCAATGGTACCGATGAACTCATGCAGCAGATGCGCGAAATGGGCATTGGCATTTATGGCACTGGCGGCGAAACGGCAGACGTGGGTGATTTGGTACGCACAATCATCGTTGACAGCACCGTAACATGCAGAATGAAACGCAGTGATGTCATCAACAATGCAAACATAGTACCTGGCGATGTCATTGTAGGTTTGTCTTCTTCAGGGCAAGCCACATACGAAACGTCCTACAATGGTGGCATGGGTAGCAATGGACTTACTTCTGCCCGACATGATGTCTTTGCTAAGTATCTTGCTGAAAAATATCCAGAAACATACGATGCAGCAGTACCTGAAGAATTGGTTTACAGTGGCTCATATAAATTGACTGATGCTGTAGCGGATTCGCCGGTTGCTGCCGGACTGTTGGTGCTTTCTCCAACTCGCACCTATGCTCCTGTAATAAAGCAACTGCTTGACAAAATGCGTCCTCGCATTCATGGTATGGTTCATTGCACAGGTGGCGCACAGACGAAAGTGTTGCATTTTGTAAGCGATAATTGCAGAGTAATAAAAGATAACATGTTCCCATTACCTCCACTCTTCAGAATCATACAGAAAGAAAGCGGCACGGATTGGTCAGAGATGTACAAGGTGTTTAATATGGGGCATCGCATGGAAATCTATGTAGATCCGAAAGATGCAGAAGACGTCATCAATATCAGCAAGTCATTTGATATTGACGCACGGATAGTGGGACACATCGAAGAAGGAGAAAAACACCTTACGATAAGAAGTGAATTTGGAGAATTTAATTATTAA
- the prfA gene encoding peptide chain release factor 1 — MNSLLEKLDGLTARFEEVSTLITDPSVIADQQRYVRLTKEYKELENLMTAKKEYEELLTNLDGSKQILLSEDDAEMKELAREEVAACEARIPQLEEEIKIMLVPKDPEDSKNAILEIRAGTGGDEAALFAGDLFRMYSKYCESKGWKFEVSSASEGAVGGFKEIVVSVTGADVYGTLKYESGVHRVQRIPQTETQGRVHTSAATVAVLPEAEAFDVVINEGEIKWDTFRSSGAGGQNVNKVESGVRLRYNWKNPNTGEVQEILIECTETRDQPKNKERALARLRTFIYDNEHKKYVDDIASRRKTLVSTGDRSAKIRTYNYPQGRITDHRINYTIYNLSAFMDGDIQDCIDHLIIAENAERLKEAEL, encoded by the coding sequence ATGAATTCACTTTTGGAAAAACTTGACGGTTTGACAGCAAGGTTCGAAGAAGTTTCCACGCTTATTACAGATCCATCTGTCATAGCAGACCAGCAACGATACGTACGCCTTACAAAAGAATATAAAGAACTCGAGAACCTTATGACAGCAAAAAAGGAGTACGAAGAATTGCTGACAAATCTTGATGGAAGTAAGCAGATACTCCTCTCCGAAGACGATGCCGAAATGAAAGAACTGGCGCGTGAAGAAGTTGCTGCATGTGAGGCAAGAATACCGCAACTGGAAGAAGAAATAAAGATAATGCTTGTGCCAAAAGACCCAGAAGACAGCAAAAATGCCATACTGGAAATCAGGGCAGGAACCGGCGGCGACGAAGCAGCACTCTTTGCCGGCGACCTGTTCCGTATGTATTCAAAGTACTGCGAATCGAAGGGATGGAAGTTTGAGGTTTCAAGTGCAAGCGAAGGCGCTGTCGGTGGTTTCAAGGAAATAGTGGTTTCAGTAACAGGTGCAGACGTTTATGGCACTTTGAAATACGAAAGTGGTGTACATCGCGTACAAAGAATACCCCAGACAGAGACACAGGGCAGGGTACACACTTCCGCTGCAACTGTAGCAGTACTGCCTGAAGCAGAGGCTTTTGATGTTGTTATCAACGAAGGTGAAATAAAATGGGACACATTCCGGTCAAGCGGCGCAGGTGGGCAAAATGTCAACAAGGTCGAGTCAGGGGTGCGCCTACGCTATAATTGGAAGAATCCTAATACCGGCGAAGTTCAGGAAATACTGATAGAATGTACAGAAACCCGCGACCAACCAAAAAATAAGGAGCGTGCTCTTGCCCGACTTCGTACGTTCATCTATGACAACGAACATAAAAAATATGTAGATGATATTGCATCACGCCGAAAGACACTGGTATCGACAGGCGACCGATCTGCAAAAATCCGTACATACAATTATCCGCAAGGCAGGATAACCGACCATCGCATCAACTACACGATCTATAATCTGTCAGCATTTATGGATGGTGACATACAGGACTGCATAGACCATCTCATCATAGCAGAAAATGCTGAACGACTTAAAGAAGCAGAATTATAA
- the pyrF gene encoding orotidine-5'-phosphate decarboxylase, which translates to MNKQKLVEQIRTKRSFLCVGLDTDLKKVPQCMLSEEDPIFAFNKAIIDATASYCIAYKPNLAFYECFGVKGWVAFEKTINYLRKNYPEQFIIADAKRGDIGNTSAMYARAFFEDLDVDALTVAPYMGEDSVTPFLNYKDKWVVLLALTSNKGSHDFQLTTDENGKRLFEEVLDKSQKWANDEQMMYVVGATQGKLFADIRKHVPNHFLLVPGVGAQGGSLEEVCKYGMTSDCGLIVNSSRGIIYADSTTNFAEAAGKAAKALQEEMATLLLAHKV; encoded by the coding sequence ATGAACAAGCAAAAATTAGTAGAACAAATTCGCACAAAAAGATCTTTTCTATGTGTGGGACTTGACACTGATCTCAAAAAAGTACCTCAGTGCATGTTGAGCGAAGAAGACCCAATATTCGCATTCAATAAAGCCATTATAGATGCAACAGCATCGTATTGTATTGCTTACAAACCTAATCTTGCTTTTTACGAGTGTTTTGGAGTAAAAGGTTGGGTGGCTTTTGAAAAGACAATCAATTATCTCCGCAAGAATTATCCGGAACAGTTCATCATAGCAGATGCTAAACGCGGAGACATAGGCAACACTTCTGCAATGTATGCCCGGGCGTTCTTTGAGGATCTTGACGTTGATGCACTGACAGTTGCTCCATATATGGGAGAAGACAGTGTAACACCATTTCTCAATTATAAGGATAAATGGGTGGTGCTGTTAGCACTGACAAGCAATAAGGGGTCGCACGATTTCCAACTTACAACGGACGAAAACGGCAAACGGTTGTTCGAGGAGGTTCTCGATAAGTCTCAGAAATGGGCAAACGATGAACAGATGATGTACGTTGTGGGCGCTACACAGGGAAAACTTTTTGCAGACATAAGGAAGCACGTACCCAATCATTTTCTTCTTGTTCCCGGTGTCGGTGCGCAAGGAGGGTCTCTTGAAGAGGTTTGTAAATACGGCATGACCAGCGATTGCGGCCTTATCGTAAATTCTTCCCGAGGTATCATCTATGCCGACAGCACTACAAATTTTGCAGAAGCAGCCGGCAAAGCAGCAAAAGCTTTACAAGAAGAGATGGCGACATTACTTTTAGCCCATAAGGTTTAG
- the aspS gene encoding aspartate--tRNA ligase — MYRTHTCGELRISHVNTKVTLSGWVQRIRKMGGMTFVDLRDRYGITQLVFNEETNTTLCEEANKLGREYVIQVEGIVNERYNKNAKMPTGDIEIIVDKLLVLNASTTPPFTIENDTDGGDDLRMKYRYLDLRRENVRKNLELRHKMCIEVRHFLDSKGFLEIETPVLVGSTPEGARDFIVPSRMNPGCFYALPQSPQTLKQLLMVAGMDRYFQIVKCFRDEDLRADRQPEFTQIDCEMSFVEQDDVISLFEEMTKYLFKKVRGVDLGEKPFLRLPWLDAMKRFGSDKPDMRFGMEFVELMDTLQGKSDFAVFNDAAYIGGICAEGCAVYTRKQIDELTNFVKSPQIGAKGLVYARVNEDGSVKSSVDKFYSQEVLQELKTKMAAKPGDLILIISGDNAMKARKQLCELRLEMGNRMGLRDKNKFALLWVVDFPMFEWSDEEQRLMAMHHPFTSPKPEDIPLLDSDPANVKANAYDMVCNGCEVGGGSIRIHDAVLQAKIFKILGFTPEQAQAQFGFLMNAFKYGAPPHGGLAYGLDRWVSLFAGLDSIRDCIAFPKNNSGRDVMLDAPAHVDQKQLDELMIDVRHNEE; from the coding sequence ATGTATAGAACTCACACTTGTGGCGAACTAAGAATCAGCCACGTCAATACAAAAGTAACATTGTCGGGTTGGGTACAAAGAATCCGAAAAATGGGCGGTATGACTTTCGTTGACCTTCGCGACAGATATGGCATCACACAGTTGGTTTTCAATGAAGAAACAAATACCACTCTCTGTGAAGAGGCTAACAAGTTAGGCCGTGAATATGTCATACAAGTTGAAGGCATCGTCAACGAGCGTTATAACAAAAATGCCAAGATGCCAACCGGAGACATTGAAATCATTGTTGATAAACTGCTTGTACTCAACGCATCGACAACACCTCCTTTTACTATTGAAAATGACACAGACGGCGGCGATGATTTACGCATGAAATACCGATATCTGGATTTGAGAAGAGAAAACGTCCGTAAAAATCTGGAATTGCGGCATAAAATGTGCATTGAAGTCCGTCATTTCTTGGACAGTAAAGGCTTTCTGGAAATAGAAACTCCAGTTTTGGTCGGTTCAACACCTGAAGGTGCACGTGACTTTATCGTACCCTCACGAATGAATCCCGGGTGTTTCTATGCCTTGCCCCAAAGTCCGCAAACACTGAAGCAGTTACTTATGGTGGCAGGCATGGACAGATATTTTCAAATCGTGAAATGCTTCCGTGATGAAGATTTGCGCGCTGACCGTCAGCCTGAATTTACTCAGATAGACTGTGAGATGAGTTTTGTCGAACAGGATGACGTTATCAGTCTTTTCGAAGAAATGACAAAATATCTTTTTAAAAAGGTACGCGGTGTTGACCTTGGAGAAAAACCATTCCTTCGCTTGCCATGGTTGGATGCGATGAAACGTTTCGGGTCAGACAAACCTGATATGCGCTTCGGCATGGAGTTTGTGGAGTTGATGGATACGCTGCAGGGGAAATCTGACTTCGCCGTATTCAATGATGCAGCATATATCGGTGGTATTTGTGCAGAAGGGTGTGCTGTTTATACTCGTAAGCAAATTGATGAACTCACCAACTTTGTGAAAAGCCCACAAATTGGTGCAAAAGGGTTGGTTTATGCTCGCGTAAACGAAGATGGTTCAGTAAAAAGTTCCGTTGATAAGTTCTATAGTCAGGAAGTACTTCAGGAACTTAAGACGAAAATGGCAGCAAAACCAGGCGACTTGATACTGATTATTAGTGGCGACAATGCCATGAAAGCGCGTAAGCAACTTTGCGAACTACGTCTGGAAATGGGAAACCGCATGGGACTTCGAGACAAAAACAAATTTGCCCTTCTTTGGGTCGTTGATTTCCCTATGTTTGAATGGAGTGATGAGGAACAACGCTTAATGGCTATGCACCACCCCTTCACTTCACCAAAACCTGAAGACATACCGCTTCTCGATTCAGATCCTGCCAACGTAAAAGCCAATGCTTACGACATGGTTTGCAATGGTTGCGAGGTCGGAGGCGGCAGTATTCGTATCCACGACGCCGTGCTTCAAGCCAAAATATTTAAAATTCTTGGATTCACACCCGAACAGGCACAAGCACAATTTGGCTTCCTGATGAATGCCTTCAAATATGGTGCCCCACCCCATGGCGGTTTGGCATACGGGCTCGACCGCTGGGTCAGCCTCTTTGCAGGGCTTGACAGCATACGTGACTGCATCGCATTCCCCAAGAACAACTCAGGACGCGATGTTATGCTTGATGCGCCGGCACATGTTGATCAAAAGCAATTGGACGAACTTATGATTGATGTCAGGCATAATGAAGAATAG
- the rfbA gene encoding glucose-1-phosphate thymidylyltransferase RfbA, with the protein MKGIVLAGGSGTRLYPITKGISKQLIPIFDKPMVYYPISVLMLAGIREILIISTPTDLPLFKRLLGDGSNLGVSFSYAEQPSPDGLAQAFIIGEEFIGDDDVCLVLGDNIFHGSGMRTMLHSAVKTAAEQRKATVFGYRVNDPERYGVVEFDDKGECLSIEEKPAEPKSNYAVVGLYFYPNKVVDVAKHIKPSARGELEITTVNQEFLKDGELMVQTLGRGFAWLDTGTHDSLSEASTFIEVIEKRTGLKVACLEGIAYQFGWITEDQLRENAQPMIKNQYGQYLLNLLKK; encoded by the coding sequence ATGAAAGGTATAGTATTAGCAGGAGGAAGCGGAACTCGTCTCTATCCCATAACTAAAGGAATAAGCAAGCAGTTGATTCCTATATTTGACAAGCCGATGGTGTATTACCCCATCTCTGTATTGATGCTTGCAGGTATCCGTGAAATACTCATTATATCAACCCCAACTGACTTGCCTCTGTTTAAGCGCCTGTTGGGTGATGGCAGTAATCTTGGCGTATCCTTCAGTTATGCAGAGCAACCCAGTCCGGATGGTCTGGCTCAGGCGTTTATTATCGGCGAAGAGTTTATAGGTGATGATGATGTGTGTCTTGTACTTGGCGATAATATCTTCCATGGCAGCGGTATGCGTACGATGCTTCATAGTGCAGTAAAGACTGCTGCCGAACAACGCAAGGCCACTGTGTTCGGTTATAGGGTGAATGATCCGGAACGATATGGAGTTGTTGAGTTTGACGATAAAGGCGAATGCTTGAGTATAGAAGAAAAGCCTGCCGAGCCGAAATCAAATTATGCAGTAGTGGGCTTATACTTCTATCCGAATAAAGTGGTTGATGTTGCTAAACACATTAAGCCATCGGCACGAGGTGAATTGGAAATAACCACTGTAAATCAGGAGTTTCTCAAAGATGGAGAACTCATGGTTCAGACGTTGGGTCGGGGCTTTGCCTGGCTTGATACAGGTACACACGATAGTCTCAGTGAGGCTTCTACATTTATAGAAGTGATAGAAAAGCGTACGGGCTTGAAAGTGGCATGCCTTGAAGGCATTGCATACCAATTCGGTTGGATTACTGAAGATCAGTTGCGCGAAAACGCACAGCCAATGATAAAGAATCAATATGGTCAATATCTTCTAAATCTTCTCAAAAAGTAG